The Pseudomonas parafulva genome window below encodes:
- a CDS encoding glycoside hydrolase family 16 protein has translation MKKLVSLGVGAAFVLHLHVGSAQDYFVPPGVSPTPIFVEDFEGVELDAQRWSQRVPGQKDQCINEPSAVTVDSGYLTIRTYSLTHADDEVRHHCGMISTQDEFMATYGYWEAAVRFKHAPGVRVAFSVQSPTMGSVIGDAEKSGVEMGVFEHLSDVEQSQYAHALQWDGYGAEHKAWSHLDQLPTLADGEFHTFGLLWAPDRYEFYVDGQLSQRVSANVPISRTPQAIRLSSDIARADAPQAGYGDRHTAQTDFDVDYVRVYPLLR, from the coding sequence ATGAAAAAGCTCGTTTCGCTAGGCGTTGGTGCAGCCTTCGTCCTGCATCTGCACGTTGGATCGGCCCAGGATTATTTCGTCCCACCGGGCGTGTCGCCGACACCGATCTTCGTCGAGGACTTCGAGGGTGTCGAACTGGACGCGCAGCGTTGGAGTCAGCGCGTGCCAGGCCAAAAAGACCAGTGCATCAACGAGCCTTCGGCGGTGACCGTGGACAGCGGCTACTTGACCATCCGCACCTATTCGCTGACACACGCCGACGACGAGGTCCGACACCACTGCGGCATGATCAGCACCCAAGACGAATTCATGGCCACTTACGGCTACTGGGAGGCAGCGGTGAGGTTCAAGCACGCCCCGGGCGTGAGGGTGGCGTTCTCGGTGCAATCGCCAACGATGGGCAGCGTGATCGGTGATGCCGAGAAATCCGGCGTAGAGATGGGTGTCTTCGAGCATCTTTCCGACGTCGAGCAGAGTCAGTACGCGCATGCGCTGCAGTGGGATGGCTACGGCGCCGAACATAAGGCCTGGTCGCACCTCGACCAACTCCCGACCCTGGCAGACGGTGAGTTTCACACCTTCGGCCTGTTGTGGGCCCCGGACCGCTATGAGTTCTACGTCGACGGTCAACTGAGCCAGCGCGTTTCCGCCAACGTGCCTATTTCACGCACCCCGCAGGCTATCAGGTTGAGTTCGGACATTGCGCGAGCCGATGCCCCGCAAGCCGGCTACGGCGACCGGCACACCGCACAGACCGACTTCGACGTCGACTAC